The following proteins come from a genomic window of Flavobacterium crocinum:
- a CDS encoding isopenicillin N synthase family dioxygenase, translating into MQNIPSVDLRDFLSDDPKRKQKFVNEIGSAFENIGFVALKGHFLDDQLVDELYGEIRNFFALPIETKHKYEIPGIGGQRGYVSFGKEHAKGRKEGDLKEFWHFGQYVDADSRWASEYPDNVEVTELPRFNVVGKEAYQKLEKTGVYVLRALALHLGLDEFYFDEYAKEGNSILRPIHYPPITSEPENAIRAAAHGDINLITLLMGAQGKGLQVQNHDGEWIDAIAEDDELVINVGDMLSRHTNNKLKSTIHQVVNPPRELWGTSRYSIPFFMHPVSDMRLDCLENCIDEENPKKYEDISAGEFLHERLVELGLIKK; encoded by the coding sequence ATGCAAAACATTCCTAGTGTAGACTTACGTGATTTCCTTTCGGACGACCCGAAACGTAAACAAAAATTTGTAAATGAAATCGGCAGTGCATTTGAAAACATTGGCTTCGTAGCCTTAAAAGGTCATTTTCTTGATGATCAGTTGGTAGACGAACTTTATGGCGAAATTAGAAACTTCTTCGCCTTGCCAATAGAAACTAAGCATAAATATGAAATCCCTGGTATTGGCGGCCAAAGAGGTTATGTTTCTTTTGGAAAAGAACATGCTAAAGGACGCAAAGAAGGAGATTTGAAAGAATTCTGGCATTTTGGTCAATATGTTGATGCAGATTCCAGATGGGCTTCGGAATATCCTGACAATGTAGAAGTGACTGAATTACCACGTTTTAATGTTGTTGGTAAAGAGGCTTATCAAAAACTAGAGAAAACCGGAGTTTATGTATTAAGAGCTTTGGCTTTACATTTAGGTCTGGATGAGTTTTATTTTGATGAATATGCAAAAGAAGGAAACTCTATTTTAAGACCTATTCATTATCCGCCAATTACTTCTGAACCGGAAAATGCAATTCGTGCAGCAGCTCACGGAGACATCAATTTGATTACGCTTTTAATGGGAGCTCAGGGTAAAGGATTACAAGTTCAGAATCATGATGGTGAATGGATTGATGCCATTGCAGAAGATGACGAATTGGTAATTAATGTTGGAGATATGTTATCCAGACATACTAATAACAAATTGAAATCTACAATTCACCAGGTGGTTAATCCGCCGAGAGAATTATGGGGAACTTCACGTTATTCAATCCCGTTTTTTATGCATCCGGTAAGCGATATGCGTTTGGATTGTTTAGAAAACTGTATTGATGAAGAAAATCCAAAGAAATATGAGGATATTTCTGCCGGCGAATTTTTACATGAACGTTTAGTAGAATTAGGTTTAATTAAAAAATAA
- a CDS encoding DUF6155 family protein, which produces MSKRDLKKYLGELTKEQLEEQLIELYEKFAPVKTYYDFVFNPKEDKLLQEAKVKISHEYFPIKKPGARWRPKAKMRRSVAQKLIKHFMTLGVDSFVLADIMLYNIEIAQTYSSQNYIKQELFYKSMLNSFEQAINFIVSNGIFNDFKLRINAILEEIVTQKWKNKYDFEAILEKIDY; this is translated from the coding sequence ATGAGTAAAAGAGATTTAAAAAAATATTTAGGAGAATTAACCAAAGAACAATTGGAAGAACAACTTATTGAACTTTATGAGAAATTTGCTCCCGTAAAAACCTATTATGACTTTGTTTTTAATCCAAAAGAAGACAAATTACTACAGGAAGCAAAGGTTAAAATCTCCCACGAATATTTCCCTATTAAAAAACCGGGAGCAAGATGGCGTCCAAAAGCCAAAATGCGAAGATCTGTTGCTCAGAAATTAATCAAACATTTTATGACGCTTGGTGTAGATTCTTTCGTTTTGGCAGATATTATGCTTTACAATATTGAAATCGCACAAACGTATTCTTCTCAAAACTATATCAAACAAGAATTATTTTACAAAAGCATGTTAAATTCTTTTGAGCAGGCGATCAATTTTATTGTCTCAAATGGAATTTTTAACGATTTTAAATTGCGAATTAATGCCATTTTGGAAGAAATTGTAACTCAAAAATGGAAAAACAAGTACGATTTTGAGGCCATTTTGGAGAAAATCGACTACTAA
- a CDS encoding substrate-binding domain-containing protein, protein MKTVKIAGVPEHFNLPWHLCIENGEFEAENIDLQWRNVPEGTGKMCQMLRDGETDLAVILTEGILKDIAAGNPSKIVQIYVQSPLIWGIHVAAKSDFQTLKDLKNKKAAISRVGSGSQLMAYVNASEQGWQPDDLEFEIVNTIDGAVDALTNQKADYFMWERFMTKPLVDQGIFRRIDDCPTPWPSFIIAVRDEFLKKNPKVVEKILDIINKTTVDFKEIPEIDKKLSKLFNQKASDIKEWLKLTQWSQKNLTEKSFNKIQNQLFDLGIIDKKSIFVETVKAM, encoded by the coding sequence ATGAAAACTGTCAAAATTGCGGGTGTTCCGGAACACTTCAATTTGCCATGGCATCTATGTATAGAAAATGGCGAATTTGAAGCAGAGAACATCGACTTACAATGGAGGAATGTTCCCGAAGGCACGGGGAAAATGTGCCAAATGCTGCGTGACGGCGAAACAGATTTAGCGGTTATTTTGACTGAAGGAATCTTAAAGGATATTGCTGCAGGAAATCCGAGCAAAATTGTTCAAATCTATGTACAATCACCTTTGATTTGGGGAATTCACGTTGCTGCGAAATCTGATTTTCAGACTTTAAAAGATTTGAAGAACAAAAAAGCAGCAATTTCCAGAGTGGGTTCAGGATCTCAGTTGATGGCTTATGTCAATGCAAGTGAACAAGGATGGCAGCCTGATGATCTGGAATTTGAAATCGTAAACACTATTGATGGCGCTGTTGATGCTTTGACGAATCAGAAAGCAGACTATTTTATGTGGGAGCGTTTTATGACAAAACCTCTTGTTGATCAGGGTATTTTCAGACGTATTGACGACTGCCCTACTCCATGGCCATCTTTTATTATTGCAGTTCGTGATGAATTCCTGAAAAAGAATCCTAAAGTGGTTGAAAAAATTCTGGATATCATTAATAAAACTACAGTCGATTTTAAAGAGATTCCAGAAATAGACAAGAAGTTATCGAAGCTTTTTAATCAAAAAGCATCAGACATAAAAGAGTGGCTGAAACTGACACAATGGTCACAGAAAAATTTAACTGAAAAATCCTTTAATAAAATTCAAAATCAATTATTTGATCTGGGAATTATTGATAAAAAAAGTATTTTTGTAGAAACTGTAAAAGCAATGTAA
- a CDS encoding DUF4265 domain-containing protein has translation MSETHKKILFKYYSDYLDEVVSETMWAEIIDLEKGLFKLDNIPFFGPLIATDDIFYAEYDETEERFMHRKTIQNSGNSIVQIAILEKGFDKEIIREKLKAINCLSEELNETFFAVEIVKDVDYALVRSVLNEYEAQEIIEYAEPCLSEKHRADLLKN, from the coding sequence ATGTCTGAAACTCATAAAAAAATACTATTTAAATATTACAGCGATTATCTGGACGAAGTAGTTTCTGAAACCATGTGGGCAGAAATTATAGATCTTGAAAAAGGTCTTTTTAAACTGGATAATATTCCGTTTTTCGGACCATTAATTGCTACAGACGACATTTTTTATGCTGAATATGATGAAACAGAAGAGCGTTTCATGCATAGAAAAACAATACAAAACTCAGGAAATTCAATTGTTCAGATTGCTATTTTAGAAAAAGGTTTTGACAAAGAAATCATCCGCGAAAAATTGAAGGCAATAAATTGTTTGTCGGAAGAATTGAATGAAACTTTTTTTGCAGTAGAAATCGTGAAAGATGTAGATTATGCTTTGGTAAGAAGTGTGCTAAATGAATATGAAGCACAGGAAATTATCGAATATGCAGAACCATGTCTTTCGGAAAAACACCGAGCGGATTTACTGAAAAACTAA
- a CDS encoding glyoxalase — protein MEDRDTFLKEFRGETLGTVSAQSSPDEIFQNQTIRPILKLQNDLFIAVFINYVNKNKPDFYSYSVEKKLQTIENSIQKDIKFRNSLKGIVMALFTVDEYNTYIQNSSDLNKRMMNLLIDRLKNQVQLFEVESDSK, from the coding sequence ATGGAAGATAGAGACACTTTTTTAAAAGAATTCAGAGGCGAAACTTTAGGAACCGTAAGTGCTCAATCTTCTCCAGATGAGATCTTTCAAAATCAGACGATCAGGCCTATTTTAAAATTGCAGAATGATTTATTTATAGCTGTTTTCATTAATTACGTAAATAAAAACAAACCCGATTTTTATTCTTACTCCGTTGAAAAGAAACTGCAAACAATAGAAAACTCCATTCAAAAAGATATCAAATTTAGAAATTCTTTAAAAGGAATTGTAATGGCGCTTTTTACAGTAGATGAATACAATACATATATTCAGAATTCCTCTGACTTAAATAAACGAATGATGAATTTACTTATTGACCGATTGAAGAATCAGGTGCAGCTGTTTGAAGTGGAATCGGATTCTAAGTAA
- a CDS encoding quinone oxidoreductase family protein, with amino-acid sequence MKAAVVYKKGELPKYAEFAEPISSNENEVLVSVKAVAITNLDKGIASGDHYSSEEENQNGFIVGSDGIGVLENGTRVYARGISGTMAEKALVEKNRMVVLPNEIDDAIAASMPNAVAGSAMALRFRAGIKHGETVLINGATGFTGQMAIQIAKHYGAKKIIVTGRNEKVFESLKELGVDVTISLKQDDASFISQLKEIHQETPIDIVIDYLWGHSAELIFSVLKGNGKFTNKTRYVSVGSMSGDNIQLSAQILRSVDLQLSGSGLGSWTRDEVKLLFSEILPEMFLLASQNKLKVNIETVNLINIEEKWDTEVADGKRLVVLI; translated from the coding sequence ATGAAAGCAGCAGTAGTTTACAAAAAAGGAGAATTACCAAAATATGCAGAATTTGCAGAACCAATTTCATCAAATGAAAATGAAGTTTTAGTTTCGGTAAAAGCCGTTGCCATTACCAATTTGGACAAAGGAATTGCCAGTGGAGATCATTATTCTTCGGAAGAAGAAAATCAAAACGGATTTATAGTTGGCAGTGACGGAATTGGCGTTTTAGAAAACGGAACAAGAGTTTATGCCCGTGGTATTTCCGGAACAATGGCAGAAAAAGCTTTGGTTGAGAAAAACAGAATGGTTGTTTTGCCTAACGAAATTGATGACGCAATCGCTGCATCAATGCCCAATGCGGTGGCAGGATCAGCAATGGCGCTTCGTTTTAGAGCAGGAATAAAACATGGAGAAACCGTTTTAATAAATGGCGCAACTGGTTTTACCGGACAAATGGCGATTCAGATTGCAAAACACTATGGTGCAAAAAAAATAATCGTAACTGGGAGAAATGAGAAGGTTTTTGAAAGTCTTAAAGAATTAGGCGTTGATGTAACTATTTCTTTGAAACAAGACGATGCTTCATTTATTTCTCAATTGAAAGAAATTCATCAGGAAACTCCAATTGATATTGTAATTGATTATTTATGGGGACATTCTGCTGAACTTATTTTTTCGGTTTTAAAAGGAAATGGAAAATTCACAAATAAAACCAGATATGTTTCTGTTGGTTCAATGTCTGGCGATAATATTCAATTATCTGCACAAATTCTTAGAAGTGTTGATTTACAGCTTTCAGGATCTGGTTTAGGAAGCTGGACAAGAGATGAAGTAAAATTACTGTTTTCAGAAATACTTCCAGAAATGTTTCTTTTAGCCTCGCAGAATAAACTAAAAGTGAATATTGAAACAGTAAATCTTATCAATATTGAAGAAAAGTGGGATACGGAAGTTGCTGATGGAAAACGATTGGTAGTTTTGATTTAA
- a CDS encoding VOC family protein: MFLRVARHTNDLKKIEDFYVDILGFELLGGFEKHNNYDGIFIGKSGLDWHFEFTQSNVKASHSFDEDDIIVLYPKTIFNYNELINKLTHHNIKTIEPVNPFWKENGKMIYDPDGYRIVISSLKAIINEIE, translated from the coding sequence ATGTTTTTGAGAGTAGCGCGACATACTAATGATTTAAAGAAAATTGAAGATTTTTACGTCGATATTCTTGGCTTTGAATTATTGGGCGGCTTTGAAAAACATAATAACTATGACGGAATTTTCATTGGAAAATCAGGTTTGGACTGGCACTTTGAATTTACACAGTCCAATGTTAAAGCCAGTCATTCTTTTGATGAAGATGATATTATAGTGCTTTATCCAAAGACTATTTTCAATTATAACGAATTAATAAATAAGCTTACACACCATAATATAAAAACGATAGAACCTGTTAATCCGTTTTGGAAAGAAAATGGAAAAATGATCTATGATCCGGACGGTTATCGAATTGTAATATCATCATTAAAAGCCATAATAAACGAAATTGAATAA
- a CDS encoding DUF3817 domain-containing protein, translating into MLKIFKVTAILEGISYLVLFANMLLIKNNNPELYHTLLRPLGMTHGILFIGYIVLAFLLKKSMNWDLKTFAIILVASLIPFGTFYIEKKYLETKANA; encoded by the coding sequence ATGCTCAAGATTTTCAAAGTTACTGCCATCTTAGAGGGAATCTCTTATTTAGTTCTGTTTGCTAATATGTTGCTAATCAAAAACAACAATCCTGAACTTTATCATACATTATTACGTCCGCTTGGAATGACTCACGGAATTCTATTTATCGGATATATTGTTCTTGCTTTTTTATTGAAAAAATCAATGAACTGGGATTTAAAAACTTTCGCCATTATTCTGGTTGCTTCTCTTATTCCGTTTGGAACTTTTTATATCGAGAAAAAATATTTAGAAACTAAAGCAAATGCATAA
- a CDS encoding nucleoside phosphorylase — protein sequence MIQSSELILNPDGSVYHLNLRPEHIAHDIIFVGDQNRVEKITQFFDSIEYSAQKREFKTQTGNYKGKRISVISTGIGPDNIDIVLNELDALVNIDLKTREPKQTLTSLNIIRIGTSGSLQEDIPVDSFVMSKFGLGLDNMLRSYLIDDVSITEIEDAFVKHTNWDSKKGKPYVTQCSEKLEKLIESDRIFKGITATAGGFYGPQGRVLRLNIQDAELNNKMDNFSFNETKITNLEMETAAIYGLSALLGHNALSLNAIIANRASGTFSEDPYKAVDELIAYTLNKLAGK from the coding sequence ATGATTCAATCATCAGAATTAATACTAAACCCGGACGGAAGTGTTTACCATTTAAACCTGCGTCCGGAACATATCGCTCACGACATTATTTTTGTTGGAGACCAAAACAGAGTTGAAAAAATTACACAATTTTTCGATTCAATCGAATATTCAGCTCAAAAAAGAGAATTTAAAACTCAAACAGGTAATTACAAAGGCAAAAGAATTTCTGTAATATCTACAGGAATTGGCCCGGACAATATTGATATTGTATTGAACGAACTGGACGCTTTAGTCAATATCGATTTGAAAACACGTGAGCCAAAACAAACTTTGACCTCACTAAATATTATTAGAATTGGAACTTCTGGCTCATTACAGGAAGATATTCCGGTTGACAGTTTTGTAATGTCAAAATTTGGTTTAGGATTAGACAATATGCTTCGCTCCTACTTAATTGACGACGTTTCGATTACTGAAATTGAAGATGCTTTTGTGAAACACACTAATTGGGATTCTAAGAAAGGAAAACCTTATGTAACACAATGCTCAGAAAAATTAGAAAAACTAATTGAGTCGGACAGAATATTCAAAGGAATTACAGCAACTGCAGGAGGATTTTACGGTCCGCAGGGAAGAGTTTTACGCTTAAATATTCAGGACGCAGAATTAAATAATAAAATGGATAATTTTAGTTTTAATGAAACTAAAATCACTAATTTAGAGATGGAAACAGCAGCGATTTATGGACTTTCGGCTCTTTTAGGGCACAATGCATTGTCACTAAATGCAATTATTGCCAATCGTGCATCCGGAACTTTTAGTGAAGATCCTTATAAAGCTGTAGACGAATTAATTGCTTACACTTTGAATAAATTGGCTGGCAAATAA
- a CDS encoding Crp/Fnr family transcriptional regulator, whose protein sequence is MFNQFRSKFPSTDEKWNEYIGYFNRLEVPAKTTLLEENEVSKKLYIIEKGCIRVWFNNNGKDLTTQFFFENESVASIESFMKKLPSPTNIETIESSVLWWIHKNDLDKILEEIKEIPELRDSLINKLFERTFDYMKYFVSFIKDSPVERYANLIKERPQIILRVPQHYIASYLGITTVHLSRLKSKLVNKIVDKPNLN, encoded by the coding sequence ATGTTCAACCAATTCCGAAGCAAATTTCCTTCAACTGATGAAAAATGGAACGAATACATCGGTTATTTCAATCGTCTTGAAGTTCCTGCGAAAACGACCCTTTTAGAAGAAAACGAAGTTTCAAAAAAACTCTACATTATAGAAAAAGGCTGTATTAGAGTTTGGTTTAACAATAACGGAAAAGATCTTACCACACAATTCTTTTTTGAAAATGAGAGCGTTGCTTCTATCGAAAGTTTTATGAAGAAACTCCCGAGTCCGACAAATATAGAAACTATTGAGTCTTCAGTTTTGTGGTGGATTCATAAAAATGATCTGGATAAAATTTTAGAAGAAATCAAAGAAATTCCAGAATTGAGGGATAGTCTAATAAATAAGCTTTTTGAGCGTACTTTTGATTATATGAAATATTTTGTTTCGTTTATAAAAGATTCCCCTGTAGAGCGTTATGCTAATTTAATTAAAGAAAGACCTCAAATTATATTGCGTGTTCCGCAACATTATATCGCTTCTTATTTAGGCATAACAACTGTGCATTTAAGCAGATTAAAAAGTAAATTAGTAAATAAAATAGTTGACAAGCCAAACTTAAATTAG
- a CDS encoding alpha-ketoacid dehydrogenase subunit alpha/beta, with product MLFYRQNLTDKQLLDLYKKLLKPRLIEEKMLILIRQGKVSKWFSGIGQEAIAVGVTAVLDSSEYVLPMHRNLGVFTTREIPLHRLFSQWQGKANGFTKGRDRSFHFGTQEYNIIGMISHLGPQLGIADGIALADKLQNNKKVTAVFTGEGATSEGDFHEALNIAAVWKLPVMFIVENNGYGLSTPTNEQYACENLADKGFGYGIESWIIDGNNILEVYNKLSKLKEEMQENPHPVLLEFKTFRMRGHEEASGTKYVPQELMDQWELRDPVINYRNYLTEIGVLTAELDGQFHAEIKQEIDENWAIANTEPEIEPTYSGELDDIYEEFQYEEYSHNSESENIRFIDAIRNSLEQSMWRHKNLVIMGQDIAEYGGAFKITDNFVDAFGKDRIRNTPICESAVVSTGMGLSINGYKAIVEMQFADFVSTGFNPIVNLLAKSHYRWGEKADVVVRMPCGGGTQAGPFHSQTNEAWFTKTPGLKVVYPAFPYDAKGLLNTAINDPNPVLFFEHKLLYRSVYQEVPKDYYTIPFGKAALIKEGKSVTIIAFGAPVHWALDTLSKHPDIDADLIDLRTLQPLDTETIFASVKKTGKAIIYQEDTLFGGIASDISALIMENCFEFLDAPVKRVASLDSPIPFTKALEDQFLPRNRFEETLLELLRY from the coding sequence ATGCTTTTTTACCGACAAAACCTTACTGACAAACAATTACTAGACTTATATAAAAAATTATTAAAACCACGATTAATCGAAGAAAAGATGCTTATCTTGATTCGACAAGGCAAAGTTTCTAAATGGTTTTCAGGAATTGGGCAGGAGGCAATTGCGGTTGGTGTTACTGCTGTTTTAGATTCTTCTGAATATGTGCTTCCAATGCACCGAAATCTTGGGGTGTTTACTACAAGAGAAATTCCGCTCCACAGACTTTTTTCGCAGTGGCAGGGAAAAGCAAATGGTTTTACAAAAGGCCGTGACAGAAGTTTTCATTTTGGAACTCAAGAATACAATATTATCGGAATGATTTCGCATTTAGGTCCGCAGTTAGGAATTGCTGACGGAATTGCATTAGCTGATAAACTTCAAAATAATAAAAAAGTCACTGCTGTTTTTACCGGAGAAGGCGCAACTAGTGAAGGAGACTTTCATGAAGCTTTAAATATTGCCGCAGTATGGAAACTTCCTGTGATGTTTATTGTCGAAAATAATGGTTACGGACTTTCGACGCCAACAAATGAGCAATATGCCTGCGAAAATCTTGCAGATAAAGGTTTTGGTTACGGAATAGAAAGCTGGATTATTGATGGAAATAATATCCTTGAAGTTTACAACAAACTGTCAAAACTAAAAGAAGAAATGCAGGAGAATCCGCATCCGGTTTTATTAGAATTTAAAACTTTTAGAATGCGCGGTCATGAAGAGGCGAGTGGCACAAAATATGTTCCACAAGAGTTAATGGACCAATGGGAATTGAGAGATCCTGTTATTAATTACCGAAATTATCTTACCGAAATTGGCGTTCTCACAGCTGAATTGGATGGGCAATTTCATGCTGAAATTAAACAGGAAATTGATGAAAACTGGGCAATAGCAAATACCGAACCTGAAATAGAACCAACTTACAGTGGAGAATTAGATGATATTTATGAAGAGTTTCAATATGAAGAATATAGCCATAATTCTGAATCGGAAAATATTCGTTTTATAGATGCCATCCGAAATAGTTTGGAGCAGTCTATGTGGCGTCATAAAAATCTTGTCATTATGGGACAGGATATTGCCGAATATGGCGGTGCTTTTAAAATTACAGATAACTTTGTTGATGCTTTTGGAAAAGACAGAATCCGGAATACTCCAATCTGTGAAAGCGCCGTAGTTTCAACAGGAATGGGATTATCTATAAACGGTTATAAAGCAATCGTAGAAATGCAGTTTGCCGATTTTGTTTCTACAGGATTTAATCCGATTGTAAACTTATTAGCAAAATCGCATTACCGCTGGGGCGAAAAAGCCGACGTAGTAGTTCGTATGCCTTGTGGCGGCGGCACACAGGCAGGACCTTTTCATTCGCAAACCAATGAAGCCTGGTTTACTAAGACCCCAGGTTTAAAAGTAGTTTATCCCGCATTTCCGTATGACGCAAAAGGACTTTTAAATACAGCCATAAACGATCCAAATCCGGTATTGTTTTTTGAACATAAGTTATTATACCGAAGTGTCTATCAGGAAGTTCCTAAAGATTATTACACCATTCCTTTTGGTAAAGCTGCTCTGATAAAAGAAGGGAAGTCGGTTACGATTATTGCATTTGGAGCTCCGGTTCATTGGGCTTTAGACACTTTATCTAAACATCCGGACATTGATGCGGATCTAATCGATTTAAGAACTTTGCAGCCTTTGGATACTGAAACTATTTTCGCTTCGGTTAAAAAGACAGGAAAAGCTATAATTTATCAGGAAGACACCCTTTTTGGCGGAATCGCAAGTGATATTTCAGCTTTAATTATGGAAAATTGTTTTGAGTTTCTTGATGCTCCGGTAAAAAGAGTAGCGAGTTTAGATTCGCCAATTCCGTTTACAAAAGCATTGGAAGATCAGTTTTTACCAAGAAATCGTTTTGAAGAAACTTTATTAGAGTTACTAAGATACTGA
- a CDS encoding translation initiation factor — MDLKDQLKNLFPDHIETNEPEQTEEQEHVLYVQKEPMICKFEKRKGKPTTIIEGYEGSDEDFKILAKEIKTKLSVGGTFKDDSIIIQGDYRDKIMAILKEKGFKTKRVGG; from the coding sequence ATGGACTTAAAAGATCAATTAAAGAACTTGTTTCCAGATCATATTGAAACAAACGAACCGGAACAGACTGAAGAACAAGAACATGTATTATATGTTCAGAAAGAACCAATGATCTGTAAATTTGAAAAGAGAAAAGGAAAACCAACAACGATCATCGAAGGTTACGAAGGATCTGACGAAGATTTTAAAATCTTAGCTAAAGAAATCAAAACCAAATTGAGTGTTGGAGGAACTTTTAAAGATGACTCTATCATTATTCAAGGAGATTACCGCGATAAAATCATGGCGATCTTAAAAGAAAAAGGATTTAAAACGAAACGTGTTGGTGGTTAG
- a CDS encoding mechanosensitive ion channel family protein codes for MHKLLDKIFNFLYPVFRDWGMSRNVASYTSLIINIAILIAMAYVIYYAAKFILVTLTAIFAQRTKTKFDDYLIQNKTTRYTAYLIPFFFIYKAVPVILDKYEYWELIFGKIVGIYIVLLGLWIVRTVFNSLRDYLKQKPEYSDKPIDSFVQVIMIVLWIFGVAMIISTLFGIKKGELLTILGTLSAIIILIFRDTILGFVSSVQVAINDMVRIGDWITMDKFGADGDVIEINLTTVKVRNFDNTITTIPTYALSSDSFQNWRGMQKSEGRRIKRHVLIKSSTIRFLNDEDLQQLRKVQLITSYIDSRQAEIDRYNDLRGVDKTLSLNGRNMTNLGLFRKYIIQYLVNHPGLNKDMHIMCRQLQSTAHGVPLEIYVFSSDKRWANYEYIMADIFDHVMASVKYFDLEIFELPSKIGKFD; via the coding sequence ATGCATAAGCTTTTGGATAAAATATTTAATTTTTTATACCCTGTTTTCAGAGACTGGGGAATGAGTCGCAATGTTGCGTCTTATACCAGTCTTATTATTAACATTGCTATTTTAATAGCAATGGCTTACGTTATTTATTACGCAGCCAAATTTATTCTCGTTACGCTTACTGCAATTTTTGCGCAACGTACCAAAACAAAGTTTGACGATTATTTAATTCAGAACAAAACTACCAGATATACCGCTTATTTAATTCCGTTTTTCTTTATCTATAAAGCAGTTCCAGTAATTTTAGATAAATACGAATACTGGGAATTAATCTTTGGAAAAATAGTTGGGATTTATATTGTTTTGCTTGGATTATGGATTGTACGAACCGTTTTTAATTCCTTAAGAGATTATTTAAAACAAAAACCGGAATACAGCGACAAACCAATCGATAGTTTCGTTCAGGTTATTATGATCGTACTCTGGATTTTTGGAGTTGCCATGATTATTTCGACTTTATTTGGAATCAAAAAAGGCGAATTACTAACTATTCTTGGAACGCTTTCTGCAATTATTATCTTGATTTTCAGAGATACAATTTTGGGATTTGTTTCGAGTGTTCAGGTTGCCATAAACGATATGGTTCGAATTGGCGACTGGATTACAATGGATAAATTTGGTGCCGATGGAGATGTTATCGAAATTAATTTGACAACGGTAAAAGTTCGAAATTTTGATAATACCATTACCACAATTCCGACTTATGCTTTAAGTTCCGATTCTTTCCAAAACTGGCGCGGGATGCAGAAATCTGAAGGAAGACGCATCAAAAGACATGTTTTGATCAAAAGCAGTACAATTCGTTTTTTGAATGATGAAGATTTACAGCAATTACGTAAAGTACAATTGATAACGTCTTACATCGACAGCAGACAAGCCGAAATCGACAGATATAACGATTTAAGAGGTGTTGATAAAACGCTTTCGCTAAATGGCCGAAATATGACCAATTTAGGGTTGTTTCGAAAATATATCATTCAATATCTGGTCAATCATCCTGGTTTAAACAAAGACATGCATATTATGTGTCGTCAATTACAATCAACAGCACATGGAGTTCCGTTGGAAATTTATGTTTTCTCAAGTGATAAACGCTGGGCAAATTACGAATACATCATGGCCGATATCTTCGATCACGTAATGGCTTCTGTAAAATATTTTGATCTTGAAATATTTGAGCTTCCTTCTAAGATTGGGAAATTTGATTAG